Below is a genomic region from Prunus persica cultivar Lovell chromosome G3, Prunus_persica_NCBIv2, whole genome shotgun sequence.
GTAAGGCGCCGATAATGCACAGGGATGTGAAATCAACAAACATCTTGCTGAATGAAAGTTTCCAAGCCAAAATATCTGAAATTTCCCTACTCATGATGGAACTCGTGAATCCAGCCTTAGCGGCGGATTCAGGAATTTTGCTTACAGGGGTCAACGTCTTACAGGTGCAGCTCCTTGGCCCTATGTCTGTACTGGCAAAGCTATGTTTAGATcgagagaaaatgagaatgaagatGCCATTTTATTTATGAGTTTGAAGAGATAGGTTTAGATTGAGagaaatgaaaaggaagaaaattggTGGAGCTAAGGTTTTTCtcccattattttcttttatagacGTCCATTATGACCCTCGAGTTTCACATTGTGGCATTGTGGCTTTCCGTCTCCTTGATTTCCACTTCGTGTTTTCTGGCTTTCCACCTTGAGCTACACACCCATGGCTTTCTCtgtcttttaaaatttctagAGACTTAAACCTGGATTTGTGTGCTTGCTTGTTTAATGAAAATGaacatatttttaattacctgaaaaataaatgaacatATTTTTGAGTTAGAGACTTAGACCAGCCCgtttttccccaaaaaaaaaataaaacaaaaacttggaCCAACCCGTGGATTTGGCCTACTTTTCTTTAtcatgtttttagttttttgttgCTACAGTTCCATGCCCATCACTTTGTGCATAGCGTTGCATCAGTATCTGGCctaccatttttatttttgaagtttttgcTTAGTCTAGTACATGCCCATCACTTTGTGCTTAGTCTAGGACTTGGTTCCAAAGCTCCTTCGCGTTGACAGCAACCACCTCATCAAGCTCACGACCTCCAGCCACAAGCAGCAGTTGCTGctttccaccaccaccaccaccaaatgagacactcttcttcttcttccttctcatcCCTCCTCTCCATCTCCCAGCCTCGAAAGCCCAGCACTTATAGTCCCACCCAGCTCCACACAGGTTGCCCCTTTGGGGCATTTCGTCGAACACTTTGCGAGGGTCAAGTTTGGCTAATCTAATGGAGGATTTCAGAGGTTGCAGGGGTCAATTGACGACCCTTGCTCCTCTGTGGATCCGCCCGTCCTGGCTACCTTGATCCTGAGTAAGTATTTCGCACTTTTAGTTTCCCATGATCATCTTTGGTTATACTTAAATTAACAAGTCAGTGACAGTGAAGCAaacacaaatgaaataaaacagGGACAAAAATTAGGAAATAACAAGGAAAGTACCAAAAACACTTCATACGACTTTTTATTGCTCAGTGGTGGAATATATTGCTCATACGACTTTTTAGAAGTTGCACCAGTGACTAGCTAGCCTGCAAAGAAAGTACCAAAAACACCTCATGACATTAACTCTTGGCCAAATATGTTGCTGTCTACtattaaattttttcatttagaTCTCACATCATCTGCCCCAAAGTAGAATTAAATAATGTTATACTTCACAGTTCACTTTCTAGAATTACACGGTCAAAATATTGTACTCTATAGATTTGCTAATATTGTACATAAAATGATAACTCTGCATCTGGTTTCCCAAAGTAGAATAATATTATCGCAGAGAGAATGAAGCCATTCCTCTTTCCTCTGCTTGGTGGCTTTTCTTTTATGCTCCTCCTAGTTCATGCCCAGGATGATCAAACAGGTATGTCTATctccaattgccaaaaaaaaaaaaacaaaaaacaaaaaaaaaaaatgaagaaaaaaaaggttgcTTTGGTTACAGTGTATAGTGTAAGCCATACATTTTAGTAAGCACAAGACATCTAATGTGTGTGTCTCTCTTTCAGGCTTTATTAGCATAGACTGTGGCCTTGCAGAAAATACCAGCTATACAGAAAAGATGACAGGAATTAACTACATTTCAGACGAAACCTTCATAAGCACTGGTGAAAATAACGTCGTATTGCAAGAGTACAGAAATAAGTATCAAGAGCCCTACATGTCTCTTAGGAGTTTCCCTGGAGGGATCAGGAACTgctacaaaatcaatgtcaCAAATGGCACCAAATATTTGATCAGATCAAGTTTCAAATATGGGAACTATGATAGGCAGAATATATTGCCAGAATTCGACTTGCAACTTGGAGCTAATGTTTGGGATTCGGTGAAGTTGGAGGATGCATCAACCATTACAAACAAGGAGCTCATACATGTCCCTCTAAGAGACTATATACATGTTTGTCTAGTGAACACCGGCTTGGGGATTCCATTTATATCGGCACTAGAACTGAGGCCTTTACCTAATACATCTTATCAAACACAAACCGGGTCGTTGGCACTTCAATGGCGGCTTGACACCGGTCACATAGCAGCTAATTTGACAGAATACAGGTGAGTACATAATGTCCAAGGAGATGTTTACATGGTTGAATAGCTAGAATCAATACTGATGGTCCCTTGAATATCTATTTAGGTATCCAGATGATGTTCATGATCGCTTCTGGTATGGCTACTATGACGACAATTGGAAACGAGTAATTACCTCGTCCACGATTGACTCTGATGTTCACGATAGTTTCCAGCCCCCATCTGTTGTCATGAGCACAGCTGCCACACCAAAGAATGGAACTGATGCCTTGTACATTTCCTGGATGGATTTTGATAACAGTGCAGAATATTTTGTTTACATGCACTTTGCAGAATTTGAAAAGCTCCAACCCAACCAGTCTAGGCAGTTCAACATTACTATGAATGGAGAGTCCCTTCATGAGAAAGTTGTTCCTTATTACTTGTCCTCCTCCACTATTTACAGCACTAGAGCTTTGAGTACTGGAGGACAATATAATCTTTCAATCTTTAAGGCTAAGAACTCTACCCTTCCACCAATCCTTAATGCCATCGAGGTGTACACCGTAAAAGAATTCTTAGAATCAAGAACAAACCAAGCAGATGGTAAGTACTTTTTCCTTATACTTGTAACACAAGCTAATTTTGTCATTGTTAATTTAGTGATATATTCTGTTTGCTTTTGAAAATATTAGTTGATGCAATCACTAGCATCAAGTCAACTTACAAAATTGAGAAGAACTGGCAAGGAGATCCATGCTCCCCTCTAGTTAACTCATGGGAAGGTATAGACTGTAGCAATGAGCACAGTAGAATAGTATCCTTGTAAGTTCTGTGACTGTCTTACTcgaaatatttttaatgaatCCCTATTATGTCTTAATTATTCAATTACGGAACATATATGTAATCATGCAGGAACTTGTCCTCCAGCGGATTAACAGGGGAGATAGCTCCTTATATATCCAATCTCACCATGATACACATTTTGTAAGTATGCCTTAACTACTACATATTTGTAAAATATGCCCATAATTGGTCACAATCAGTAGTTAAATGAGTTAAGCTGCTTATCATTTCAGAGATTTATCAAACAACAATTTAACTGGATCAATCCCAGACTTTTTGTCTCGACTGCGAAAGTTAACAGTCCTGTAAGTTATTGACTTGCTTATGGGTCTAAACCGCCAACTCCTTAGAAATTATGGTAATAGATCTATTGCATGCTTTGCAGCAACTTGGCGAAAAACAAACTCACAGGTTTAGTTCCCGTAGGACTCATTCAGAAGAGGAAGGATGGTTTGCTATCCCTACggtacgattttttttttttttaaagaaaggaggaagaaaattaacaaaaaaaataaagagcagAAGTGCTATTTTGAAGTCCATCAAAATCATATCTTACTATGATTGCCAttaacaattttcttttcagtttGTGTGAAAATCCAAACCTATCTGGACAAGTTTCgtgcaaaaagaagaagcagagtATCACTATTGTCTTGGCAGTGTCAATCCCTGGAATTTTCATCCTCTTATCAACTGTATCAGCTGTTTTATGGGTGGgctttaaaaggaaaaaacaacaTGCCCATTGTGATGATCCTTTTGGTGTAGAGGTGATGCAGAATTCCAACCAAAACAGTTTATTGGAGTCAGAGGGCCAACGCTTTACATACCCAGAGATTGTGGAGATTACCAGTAATTTTGCATCAATAATTGGAAGAGGCGGATTTGGAGAAGTCTACTTTGGCACTCTGCAAAATCAGACTCAAGTTGCTgtcaagttactgatttcatCGTCAACACAAGGCtcaaaagaatttgaaaatgaGGTAGCTATATGAAGAAGGGTATATATACttacatgtttgttttgtattgATTACGAAGAGAGCTAAACAAGATCAACATTAGTTGTTGCTAAAAATGATTGATAGCCATAACAAATGCAGGTTAAACTGTTGATGAGAGCTCATCATAGAAACTTGGTTTCTCTGGTTGGGTGCTGTGATGAAGGGGAGACTATGGCACTTGTTTATAATTTCGTTGCTAATG
It encodes:
- the LOC18782687 gene encoding probable LRR receptor-like serine/threonine-protein kinase At1g05700, producing MKPFLFPLLGGFSFMLLLVHAQDDQTGFISIDCGLAENTSYTEKMTGINYISDETFISTGENNVVLQEYRNKYQEPYMSLRSFPGGIRNCYKINVTNGTKYLIRSSFKYGNYDRQNILPEFDLQLGANVWDSVKLEDASTITNKELIHVPLRDYIHVCLVNTGLGIPFISALELRPLPNTSYQTQTGSLALQWRLDTGHIAANLTEYRYPDDVHDRFWYGYYDDNWKRVITSSTIDSDVHDSFQPPSVVMSTAATPKNGTDALYISWMDFDNSAEYFVYMHFAEFEKLQPNQSRQFNITMNGESLHEKVVPYYLSSSTIYSTRALSTGGQYNLSIFKAKNSTLPPILNAIEVYTVKEFLESRTNQADVDAITSIKSTYKIEKNWQGDPCSPLVNSWEGIDCSNEHSRIVSLNLSSSGLTGEIAPYISNLTMIHILDLSNNNLTGSIPDFLSRLRKLTVLNLAKNKLTGLVPVGLIQKRKDGLLSLRLCENPNLSGQVSCKKKKQSITIVLAVSIPGIFILLSTVSAVLWVGFKRKKQHAHCDDPFGVEVMQNSNQNSLLESEGQRFTYPEIVEITSNFASIIGRGGFGEVYFGTLQNQTQVAVKLLISSSTQGSKEFENEVKLLMRAHHRNLVSLVGCCDEGETMALVYNFVANGNLQQRLSADLTLHVLTWKERLQIAVDAARGLDYLHNGCKPSIVHRDLKTSNILLNENLHAMIADFGLSKVLATESATHVSTDPKGTFGYLDPQYYNTGKLNKKSDIYSFGIVLLELITGRAAIIRDVETEPIHICRWVSPNFETMEIESIVDSRIQGTYNTSSAWKALQIAMACVSLKAIRRPDIIFIYKDLMECLEIEMSSGRTQIVGNDDTSSSSSIRMASQIESETSSSSPVIISI